A single window of Mugil cephalus isolate CIBA_MC_2020 chromosome 1, CIBA_Mcephalus_1.1, whole genome shotgun sequence DNA harbors:
- the LOC125021372 gene encoding neural cell adhesion molecule L1-like protein isoform X5 yields the protein MSTFSPISVVSINQWRVMRLVGSLQLVLLLAFTSGASGLNIPAEVEQLPTIITHTSGPIIVLPFDNITNISCEARGNPPPEYRWTKDGREFTPSEFALIKTDGTRGTIVLHNKRPFLFQGKYRCYASNKLGTAVTEEIEISVSSIPKFPKETIEPIVVKEGDPITLKCNPPEGVAPRQLYWMSVDLQHIEQDERVTMGTDGNLYFANALQKDSRSDYGCFASFSKIRTIVQKTAMAVVVKSSDGPLERKPSLLLPSGVQTLKVFLKGDDMQLECIPEGFPTPNITWMKMGDKLNERVELSNFNRLLTLPAVEEKDQGKYTCTAQNSAGNEVHYFDVIVEEPPKWLTEPPQSQLAVIGSEVHIKCSVTGKPSPDITWRRNGEIFEDDPQNNRQVLDDTVVLRSARPEDTAVYQCEASNKHGRVLANVNILVLNMAPLMLTRAYQEYAVVLGGNITLNCSVFSSPPSTISWAKDEQNIEGTDRFLALEDGQSLKIISTQKGDSGKYVCDATNTEGSSSITAVLDVKEPTRIVGPPQHLKIVSGTTAQLRCQTEYDESLQDTFKVVWRKDGEEMPLSADRDSRYSMDTDGLQIMNVNLSDEGRYTCTATTSLDEDTAGALLTVLDVPDAPSALEISELNGTRNVLLSWIPGNDHNSPVTEFVVEYEESQWEPGRWKEQQKVVGNQATAELALHGHLEYQFRVYAVNGVGPGPPSEPTPRHKTSPCAPYRNPENIKIQGPLPHQMDISWQPLLPIEYNGPGLEYRVSYRKLGVDDIWTDHLVQRHSFVVRNTSTFVPYEIKIQSRNSHGWGPEPKVVTGYSGEDVPTAAPRDVAVEVINSTVLRVSWTPPPPPTVRGHLGGYSVHWVRQSYLLNPNKILDEHHSMSFTGKRQHAIVPGLEPFSEYKLTVHVFNKKGNGPKSDPVTFSTPEGVPEQVPILTTSNMQKDSILLVWGPPLKANGILSGYHLQYHLINETAMEVIQSREVKIAEADTTKWQIEGLEQDSLYTFNLSACTRAGCGPPRAEEGRTVTAAGVATQGSDFSTQGWFIGTMCAVALLTLVALMVCFVRKNKGGKYAGTPPPPQRQDMSSMEKVKEKEDLQPDVESQAMNDDTFYEYSDGDEKPLKGRSSCSLSADDAAGEGISRDSLVDYAEGDGEFSEDGSFIGEYSGRRQRGSVSETARPGPVSA from the exons ATGTCCACATTTTCCCCGATCTCGGTTGTCTCCATTAACCAGTGGAGAGTGATGAGGCTGGTGGGGAGCctgcagcttgttctgcttTTGGCCTTTACCTCTGGAGCTTCAGGCCTCAACATCCCTGCAGAAG TGGAGCAGCTTCCAACCATAATAACTCACACATCAGGTCCCATCATTGTGCTTCCATTTGACAACATCACTAATATCAGTTGTGAAGCCAGGGGAAACCCACCACCTGa ATACAGATGGACGAAAGATGGACGAGAATTTACACCTTCAGAATTTGCGTTAATCAAAACAGACGGCACGAGAGGCACTATTGTGCTTCACAACAAGCGTCCCTTCCTGTTCCAGGGTAAATACAGATGCTACGCTTCTAACAAGCTGGGAACAGCCGTGACGGAGGAGATTGAAATCTCAGTTTCCA GTATCCCCAAGTTCCCAAAGGAAACAATTGAGCCCATTGTTGTTAAGGAGGGAGACCCAATCACCCTGAAATGTAACCCACCAGAAGGTGTGGCCCCACGTCAGCTCTACTGGATGTCTGTTG ATCTCCAGCATATTGAGCAAGATGAGAGGGTTACCATGGGAACTGATGGCAACCTGTACTTCGCTAATGCCTTACAGAAAGACAGCCGCTCGGATTACGGTTGCTTTGCTTCCTTCTCCAAAATTCGCACCATCGTCCAGAAAACAGCCATGGCAGTCGTGGTCAAGAGCT CCGACGGCCCCCTGGAGAGAAAGCCCAGCCTGCTGCTGCCCTCTGGTGTTCAAACTTTGAAGGTGTTCTTGAAAGGAGACGACATGCAGCTGGAATGTATACCAGAGGGATT TCCCACTCCGAACATTACATGGATGAAAATGGGAGACAAACTGAATGAGCGGGTAGAACTGAGCAACTTTAACAGGCTTCTGACCTTACCTGCTGTGGAAGAGAAGGATCAGGGGAAATACACGTGCACAGCCCAAAACTCTGCTGGAAATGAAGTCCACTACTTTGATGTGATAGTTGAAG AGCCACCGAAGTGGCTGACAGAGCCTCCTCAGAGCCAGCTGGCAGTGATCGGATCTGAGGTTCACATCAAGTGCTCAGTCACTGGAAAACCATCACCAGACATAACGTGGCGGAGGAATGGAGAAATATTCGAAg ACGACCCCCAGAACAACAGGCAAGTCCTTGACGACACCGTGGTGCTCCGTAGCGCCAGACCAGAGGACACGGCTGTCTACCAGTGCGAAGCCTCCAACAAGCACGGCAGAGTTCTGGCCAACGTTAACATCCTGGTCCTGA ACATGGCTCCACTTATGCTGACAAGGGCCTACCAAGAGTACGCTGTAGTACTCGGAGGGAACATCACCCtgaactgcagtgttttcagCTCTCCGCCATCCACCATCTCTTG GGCCAAAGACGAGCAAAACATCGAGGGGACGGACCGTTTTCTGGCTCTTGAGGATGGACAGTCGCTGAAAATCATTAGCACACAGAAAGGTGACAGTGGGAAATATGTGTGCGACGCCACCAACACGGAGGgatcatcatccatcaccgCTGTGCTGGACGTGAAGG aaccAACAAGAATAGTAGGTCCACCTCAGCATCTGAAGATCGTCAGTGGGACAACAGCACAGCTGAGGTGCCAGACAGAGTATGATGAAAGTTTGCAGGACACCTTTAAGGTGGTGTGGAGGAAGGACGGGGAGGAGATGCCACTTTCCGCAGACAGAGACTCCAG ATACTCCATGGACACTGATGGGCTGCAGATCATGAATGTAAACCTGAGCGATGAGGGCAGATACACATGCACCGCTACGACGAGCCTGGACGAGGACACTGCCGGCGCACTACTCACAGTGCTGG aCGTTCCCGATGCTCCCAGCGCATTAGAGATTAGTGAACTCAATGGTACGAGGAATGTCCTGCTGTCTTGGATACCAGGGAACGATCACAACAGTCCTGTAACAG aaTTTGTGGTGGAGTATGAGGAGAGCCAATGGGAGCCCGGAAGATGGAAGGAGCAACAGAAAGTCGTCGGTAACCAGGCAACAGCCGAGCTGGCTCTACATGGACATCTTGAGTACCAGTTCAGAGTGTACGCTGTCAACGGCGTCGGACCCGGGCCCCCCAGTGAGCCCACGCCGCGACACAAAACATCCCCTTGTG CTCCTTATAGGAACCCAGAAAACATCAAAATTCAAGGCCCTCTGCCTCATCAGATGGACATTAGCTGGCAG CCATTGTTGCCCATTGAATACAATGGCCCAGGCCTTGAGTACAGGGTGAGTTACCGGAAACTTGGGGTGGACGATATCTGGACGGATCACCTGGTCCAAAGACACTCCTTCGTCGTGAGGAACACGTCCACTTTTGTTCCCTACGAGATCAAAATTCAGAGCAGGAACAGCCACGGCTGGGGACCAGAGCCTAAAGTTGTTACGGGTTACTCTGGAGAAGATG TTCCCACTGCAGCACCGCGGGACGTAGCAGTGGAGGTGATCAACAGCACCGTTCTGAGAGTCAGCtggaccccccctccacctcctacaGTGCGAGGTCATCTTGGTGGCTACAGT GTGCACTGGGTGAGGCAAAGTTATCTGCTGAATCCCAACAAGATTTTAGATGAGCACCACTCCATGTCTTTCACTGGGAAGAGGCAGCACGCCATTGTGCCCGGCCTGGAACCTTTCTCCGAGTACAAACTCACTGTCCACGTATTCAACAAGAAGGGCAATGGTCCCAAGAGCGATCCGGTCACCTTTAGCACTCCAGAGGGAG TTCCAGAGCAAGTTCCCATCTTGACCACCTCTAACATGCAGAAAGACTCCATTTTGCTGGTATGGGGTCCACCGCTGAAGGCAAACGGGATCCTCTCTGGTTACCACCTGCAATACCACCTCA TTAATGAGACTGCAATGGAGGTGATTCAGTCCCGAGAGGTTAAAATCGCTGAGGCAGACACCACCAAGTGGCAGATTGAGGGATTGGAGCAGGACAGCCTCTACACCTTCAACCTCAGCGCTTGCACCCGGGCAGGTTGTGGACCTCCACGGGCCGAGGAAGGCAGAACAGTGACTGCAGCAG GTGTGGCGACTCAGGGGAGCGACTTCTCGACTCAGGGCTGGTTCATCGGGACCATGTGCGCCGTGGCGCTGCTCACCCTTGTCGCACTCATGGTCTGCTTTGTGCGGAAGAACAAAGGCGGCAAGTATGCAGgtacgccgccgccgccccagCGCCAAGACATGTCCTCCATGGAAAAAG tgaaagagaaagaagaccTCCAGCCTGACGTGGAGTCACAAGCAATGAATGATGACACCTTCTATGAATACAG TGACGGCGACGAGAAGCCGCTGAAGGGCAGGAGCTCGTGTTCCCTGAGCGCAGACGACGCGGCCGGAGAAGGCATCAGCAGAGACAGCCTGGTCGACTACGCGGAGGGCGACGGGGAGTTCAGCGAGGATGGCTCGTTCATCGGAGAGTATTCCGGACGCAGGCAGCGAGGCTCCGTCAGCGAGACCGCTCGACCCGGCCCTGTCAGCGCATAA